The Nitrospira defluvii genome contains the following window.
CAGCGCCGTGGCCGATGACAATGTCCTGTTCATCGCCACCAGCAACAACGTCAGCGCGCTCCCGCCGGAGCTGCTCCGCCGCTTCAAGTACGGCGTCATGTTCTTCGATCTGCCTTCGGCAGCCGAGCGCGAAGCCATCTGGGCCATCTATCGGAAACAGTTCCAGATCCCTCCAGAGATGGCTCAGCCGCCAGATCAAGGCTGGACCGGCGACGAGATCCGGACCTGTTGCGAGCTGAGTTGGCAACTCGGTTGCTCCCTGGAAGAAGCGAGCGCCTACATCATCCCCGTCTCCATCCGCGCCGCGGACCAGCTCAAAGAGCTGCGGTCGCAAGCCAACTACCGGTACCTCTCCGCCAGCTATCCCGGCCCCTATCTCATGGACAAGGCCGAGGCCGCTCAGGGACCGAGCCCCCGCATGTACGCGGCCTAGGTGACTCTCTTTCTATTTTTCTTAACGAGGCCTCCATGCCCTGCTGGATGACTGCCACCACCACGGTCGAACTCAAGGCTGCCGATCACACGCTCCTCAAGCAAGCCGCTGAACGCCTCGGCTGGACAGTGTTCCTTGAGGGAGAATCCCTTCGCATCCAGACACCCGACGGGATCACGCTTTTCGTGTCCGCCCGCTCAGTCGTGATTCCACGCGGCCAGGAAGAACTGGTCCAGACGCTGCAACGATCCTACGCCCACCAGATTCTCGCAACGGTGGCCTCCCAATTCGGCTGGACCGTCGAGTCCACCGACACGTCGGAATCCACCTTCGTCCTCAGCAAGTTTTAATCGCTCGATGGAAAGGAGCCGGTCATGCACAGGCCCGACGCCATTCGCGTGCACATCGCGCCGGACGGCACCCTGACAGTTACCACGGACGACATCAGCATGCCCAATCACCGAGAGGCTGACGAGTTACTCAACTTGTTGAACCAGCTCGCGGGCGGCCAGACCGAAGTCATCGAGCGGCCCGAACGGCTCCTCCACGGCCAGCACCAGGACCACTCGCATGTCCACCGTTCACATCACGCATGAGGTTCTCCATGGACACTCCACAAGCCACTCTCTCCGCACTCTGGAAGAACGCGGTCTGCCTCGTCCTCACCTTGCGGAAGCTCGGCATCAAGCGGACCGTCCGCCAGGATGTGCTCGCGGTCGAGACCGACCGCGCCCTGGTCAAGGTGACCAAGGCGATTCTGGCCTGTCCTGAATACAAGGAAATTACGAAACTGGATGCGCAGATCCGCAAGCGACTCTCCAGCTATACGCTGCCGTCCTCCCTCCGGCCGGGCATCTACCTCGTCCCCAATGCGCTCCTCGAAGACGTCGACGAGCTGATCACGAACTTCAAAGAGAAACGAGAGAGTTTGATCGACTATTTTGTCCAGGTCTACCCCCAGCGCAGAGAAGAAGCCCAGCTCAAGTTGGCCGAGCTCTACAATCCAGCCGATTACCCGGACGTCGACACGGTCAAGGCCGGCTTTCTCTTCGAATGCCAATACCTGACGTTCGACCTTCCCGGAACCCTGAGTGCTCTCAGCGAGCGGCTGCTGACGCGTGAGACCGACAACGTCTCGCAAAAAGTCAGGCAGATGCTTGAGGAAGCCAAGACCACCTTGCGCGAGGCGATGGCCGAGTTGGTCGATCACCTGATGGAGCGACTCACGCCCAGTGCCAACGGCAAGACCAAAACCTTCAAGGCCAGCACGGTGACCAACCTGATGGACTTCCTGAACCGGTTCGATGCGCGCAATCTCAGCCAGGATCTGGACCTGCAGAAGCTCGTCGATCAGGCCAAGGGCCTCCTCTCGGGGATGGAGCCGGCGCGCATCCGCACGGACGAATCCGTCGCCACGGTCGTTCGCGAAGGGATGCGAGCGATCAAGTCCCAGCTGGATGCGCTGATGGTCGAAAAGCCGTCGCGTGTCTACGCGCTGGAGGATGAATAGGAGAAAGGTGCCGAATCACACAATCCGACGGCGTCTTCGCAGTAATACCCTCCCTGCCGGCACCTCCATCACAGGATTACGCAAAGGATCACGACCCATCATGAAGCTCTCGCCTGACGATATCCGGCGGGCCCGTTCCGTCAATCTCATCGAGATCCTCATCGAACTGGGCCACAAGCCCGTGTCCCGCCGCCCGGATCATGCGCTCTTCCACTCTCCCTTGCGCGACGACCGCCACCCGTCGTTTTCCGTCTCCCGTGTCAACGGCGCCTGGGTCTGGTATGACTTTGGCCCGGGCACGCACGGCGATGGCATCGAGTTCATCCAACAGACATTCCAGCTCACGTTCCCCGAAGCGGTGTGCAAGCTGCTCGGTTATCCCATCTCCTTCGGCCCTACTCCCAGGCGAACCCGGAAGGATTCGAACCAAGATCAGCGGCAGCGGATCGAGCTGGCGCGGCAGGCCTACCACAGCGCCAAGGCCAGCATGACACCTGAGAAGGAAGCAGAGCTCCGGCAGTATTTTCTCTCTCGGCAGGTCCCGTACTATCCCCACGTCGGAGCGGTCTGGATGGCCCGCGGCGAGGCCAAGACCCCATACATCGGCATCCCGCTTCCCGGCCCCAATGTCCACTTCATGCATGGAGTGGAATGCCGGGCGCTCCATGACGTGCCGAACGAACTCCTGCGCGCCACGATCGGCATCAAGTCTCCCTGGATCATGAAGCGCGGGGACGCCGCAGTCCTCGTCACCGAAAGTATCCTCGACTGCTTGGCCGGTGATGCGCTGTTCGGCCCCACATTCACGCTCTGTGCCCTGAACGGGATCGCCAACGTCGGCAAACTTCCGGAGTACCTGACTCGCCTCAAGGCCAAGATCGTCTATCTCGCGCTGGACAATGACCCCGAGCCCGACAAGGGTCCGAAAGCCCAGCAAGAGGCGATCGTGTTACTCACGAGACTGGGAATGCATGTGGTGGAAGTCCGAGTCCACCATCAGGCAGGCGTCAAGGACCTCCACAAGCTCCTGCTTCACGCCCCGACCCGCATCTCGCTGTTCCGCCTCACCGAGAGCGGCATTCACCACCAGCCCACGTCAAGCGCTCCATCCCTCTGTTCGTAACAGCACAGGCATCGCTCAATCTTGATCTCGCAAGGAGACGCCATGGACACGCGCCAGGTTCCGATCACGACGTTTATCGAGACCTTCAGCGCCAGCCTGTGTGAATCGGCCGCCTCACAGCTCAGGCCCATCTTCAGACCCGAGCACCGGATCACGGCGCAGCCCATCCTGAATCAACTCAAGGAACCGCTCTGGCCTCCGCAAGCGGATGTCGCCGCGGCCGCGGCCCTGGTGCTGCAACAGCATCGCGGCGCGTTGATCGTCGGAGAGATGGCGACCGGCAAGACCCGCACTGCGGTTGGCGCCTGTCTCATCCACGGCTCCCGACGCGTGCTGGTGATGGCGCCGCCCCATCTTCTCCGCAAGTGGGAGAGAGAAATCACACGCATTCTGCCGGACGCCCCGGTCCACCAGCTGAAGTCGCTCAGCAGCATCGATCGCATCGCTCGGACCCCGCTGCCCAATCATCTCCCCCTCTTTGCGATCATCTCCCGTGAAAAGGCCAAGCTGTCGTACGCCACGAAACCAGCCCTGGTCCACCGACGCTGGAAGGGTGAGCACGGATCGGTTGACCTCTTTTGCTGTCCCCACTGTGGGGACCAGGTTCGGGACGCTGACGAGACACCCCTCACCCCGGAGACCTTGCCGGCGAAATCGAAATGCCGCGCCTGTGGCTCTCCCCTGTACGACTTTGATCCGAACGGGCCACGCCGGTACGCCTTGGCCGATTACATCTGCAAGCAGCACCCGACCTTGTTCGATACGTTCGTGGTTGATGAGATCCACGAGCTGAAGGGCAAGGCCACGGCGCAAGGTATCGCCTTTGCGAATCTCATGAACGTCACGGACCGGGTCATTGGATTGACGGGTACGCTTTCGAACGGACGCAGCACGTCGGTCTTCTACCTCCTCTGGCGCCTCATTCCCGGCCTCAAGTCGTCGTACAGTTTCCATGATGAATCCCGTTGGGTCGATGTCTACGGCATCCGCGAGACCCGCACCACGTGCATCGATGCCGACCAGGTGGTCGAGCACGGAACCCAGTCGAAACGGAAAGTCTACGTGACCGTCGTGGAACGGCCGGGGATCTCGCCCCGGCTGATCCCGCACCTGGTCGACAAGGCCTGCTTCCTCCGGATGGAAGACCTGGATCTCGCGCTCCCTCCCTATGAGGAACGTGTCGACACGTGCGAACTCGAAGGCCCACTCAAGGCCCAGTACGAGCAACTCTTCAAAGCGGCCAAACCGCTGATCCGGGAGGCCAGGAAATCCCGCGACGGGCACCTGCTGTCAACGGTCGTTCAGGCACTGGTGGCCTACCCGGACCGTTGTACAACGGAGGAACGAATCACCAACAAGTTTGGAGAGGTCAAGTTCACCCTTCCGCCGTTACCTGAGCCGATCCGATATCCGAAAGAACGCCTGCTCCTGCAACACATCGAAGACAACGTGAACCGGCATCGCCGGGTCCTCGTGTACTGCACCCATACGGGGACCCGCGACATCACGCTCCGCCTGCATCAGATTCTGAAGCAAGCAGGGTTTCGCACGGCCGTGCTCACGGCTTCGGTCCAAGCCGAACGCCGTGAGGAATGGATTGAGGACCGGGTGAAGGCCGGCCTTGATGTGCTGATCTGCAATCCTCGGCTGGTGCAGACCGGCCTCGATCTCCTGGATTTTCCCAGCCTGCGATTCTTCGAGTCAGACTACAACATCCTGACCGTCCGGCAAGCCGCGCGCCGTTCCTGGCGGCCGGGACAACAGCACCCGGTCGACGTGCGACCGCTCATCTATGCCGGCACGGCCCAGGAACAGGCCTGGTCCCTCATCGCCAGCGGGATCAAGGCCAGCCTCTACACCGAGGGAGACATTACCAGTCACGCGATGGCGGCCTTCAATCAAGAGGACGACATCACCATTGGCCTGATCAGATTCATTCTCGACCAGAATCCTCAGCTCCTGAGCGCGGAACAAGCCTTCCGCGACCTCGCGCGCGCCTACAAGGACCAGCGGGAAGTCATTGGCGAGTCGTCACCTCAGCCCCCAGTACATCTCCTGGCCGCCTCCGCGGCAGGAGACCAAGCTTTCACGATTCCGACAGCCGAGCCGGCTCCCGTGGTGCTCCCAGAGCTCTCGCAGCAACTCGGTCTCTTCGCCGTCTGACCCATCCTACCTTGCCATGCATCCGGAGGCCCGCATGACACACGACCGGTCACACCCGATGGATGATGACCCGAAGATGCTCCGCGTCAATGGCTTCGACGCCCTGATCGAATCCTATGCCTACGAGGACCAGCAGCCCGCCCTCTCCCTGCGAGTGCTCTCGCTCATCGCGCGAGAGTCGAGCATGCGAACGATCCGTGCCAACATGAGCCTCGGCCATCAGGTCAACATCGAGGGTGTCGGACTCCTCTCCTGGCCGACGCCCTCCGACCTGGAGATCCAGTCCTATCACCGGCGGCTCCCCTCAGGACTCATCTCCTCCCTCTGGATCCCCAAGACCGCCACGGCCTATGGGATCGAGCCCAACCAGCCCGCGTATCTGATCAGCCCTCACGGCACCGCCCCCACGACTCCGTCCGGCTTCATCCCGCTGCTCGACCGGCTGCTGCCATTCCCGGTTCTCGCTGCCTGGGCGGAGGCCCTCTGGGAATTCGGGCTGGAGGCCGAATGGATCATCCCCCTGATCGGGCACAGGCTGCATGTCTGGGAGGTCCATCCTCCGCGTCGCGTCGTGCAGGACTTCATCACGACCCAGCTGCAAGCCCGCGCGTTACCAGTTCCAGCCTGAGCCGAGCCGGGGGAGCCATCTTCCACCATTCACACGAGAGCCACGGACCATGAGAACGATCGCCAGAGCAAAAGCGGGATTCTATCCGACGCCGGAACCGGTCACCCGCGCCATCGCCGAGCTAATTCAGAACCCCTCCGGCCATTCCGGCCGGCTCTGTGATCCATGTTGCGGGCTCGGAGAACCAGCACGCGCCTTGGCCCAATCGCTGAGACTGGTCAGTTTCGGGATCGAGCTCGACAGAGACCGATTCCGGGAGTCGAAGACCATCCTCAACGAGACGCTCCGCTCCGACGCCTTCGCCACCACCATCCAGAAGCAGAGCATGTCCCTCGTGTTCCTCAATCCTCCGTATGATGATTTGGGAAAACGCCAGCGCAGCGAACCCGCGTGGCTCCGCCTGCTCACCCCCGCCTTGCAACCGGGAGGCATTCTCGTGTTCATCATCCCCGAGCCGCGGTTGACGAAGGAACTGCGCCGCTATCTCGCCACCCACTATCGACAGGTTGCGTTCTTCAGGTTCCCTCATCCGGAGTACCTCGCCTTCCGCCAGGTCGTCATCCTCGGGGTGAAAAGCACCTCGCCCTTGCGCGATCGCAGACGCATCGATGCTCTCGCGCAGGAGGAGATTGACTACCAATCCTTCGAGGGCCGCCTTACCCCGGTCTATGCCATCGCACCCCAACTGATTCCAGAATCGATCGAGTTTCGCAGCCACTGGGTCTCGCCCGAAGACCAGCTCGCCGAGGCCGCCGCACATGGAATCTGGCGAGATCCTCGCATCCACGATGCGCTCGACTTGCCCGTCACAGGGCCCTGTACTCCCCTCATGCCGCTCAGGAAAGGGCATCTCGCGAGAATGATCGCGGCAGGCATGTTGAACAACCAGACGATCGCGACCGGGTCCACTCGCTGGATCATTAAAGGCTTCACCGACAAGACCACGAAACAACTGCCGCCCGAGGAGGAATACTTCGACACGCCAAAGAGACACGAGACTCGGACGGTGACACGGGTCATCGAGATGTTCGTCCCCCAGATCCAGGCCTGGGACATCACGGAAGGCCCCACCTACGGCCAGCACGTCATCGTCAATTGCGTCGATCATCACGGAGAGGTCGCACCCGAGACACCATGACATCCAGTCACGAGCCATCCACCAGCCAAGATCTCCAGCCGCACACGCCGGCTCGCCGCAGGGCCAAGCGAGCCGAGAAATCAGAGCGATCCTGCAAGGACTGCCGCAAACCGTTCCTGGGCACGGCGGCGGCCCAGTACGGTCCGTGCTGTCGCTGGAAACAGCGAGGGCAGATCAGAAAGAAATACGAGTGGACAGCAGACCGAGATCAGCTGCTCCGTACTCGGTACGATGGCACCAGGAAAGGACGCGCGGCTGACATCGCCGCTATGCTTGGATGGCCCACATGGGTGATCAAGCGCCGCGCCGCCGAGCTCGGACTCACCTATCACAGGGATCCGAAGACTTGGACCAAGGAAGAGGAAGCATTTCTCCTCGAGCACGTGGGCAGCCGCCTCCTCCCCTGGCTTGCCAGGAAACTGCAACGATCCGTCACATCCGTGAAAATGAAATGCCGCCACATGCAGCTGAGCCTGCGGTACCGAGAAGGCTATACGCTGCGCGAGTTGGAGCTGTGTTTCGGCTGCGATCACCGAGTGATCGAAGGATGGGTGCGCGAGGAGAAGCTTCACATCCGACGACGGGGAACCGAGCGCGCCCACGACGCCTGGTACGTGACCGATTCGGATCTGCTCCGGTTCATCACCGAACATCCCCTCGCCTTCCCACTCCGCAAGGTGGACCAGTTCTGGTTCATGGATCTCGTGACCAGTGGCGGGCTTGTCCGAAAGGCCCTGCAGGCTGCCTCACAGGATGATGCTGATCAACCTGCCGCCTGACCTCTCGAGTTCTTTGGCTGGTCATTCCAGGACATCACTCACGTCTTCTCAGACTCTGTGGAGGTTGTTATGAAATTCACGTGCACCCGCAGCATCCTGCTGAGCGCCATCCGGAATCTGCTGAGCCTCACCTCGAACAGATCCACCCTCCCGATCCTCGCCAATGCCCTCCTGGAGGCCACGCCCACGGGCCTCACGGTCCTGGGCACTGACATCGAAACCGGGTTCCAAGGCTCCTATGACGTCACCGTGCAGAAACCCGGGCGCGTCACCGTCAACGCCCGTGCCCTCTGCGATGTGATCAAGGAACTCGGTCCCGAGCATCCCATCACCTGGCAGGCTGATGAGAAACACGTGATCAAGCTCGTGTCGGGAAACAGCCGCTTCACGCTCCATGGCATGTCCGCAGACGACTATCCACAGCTCCCTGCCTTTGACGAGCCTGCTCAGTTCAGCATCCCCAGCACCGCTCTCCTCACCTGTCTGCAACAAGTTCTCCCGGCTGTTCCCGATCAGGACCAGCGGTTCGTCCTGCAGTCCGTGCTCATCACCATCAGTACACAGCCTACGCAGGAATCACCCGCGATCGAACTCGTCGGAACGGACGGGCACCGCTTGGTCATCGCTGAATCAGATGCCGGCACCTGGACCACCTCGGCACCCCAGCCGCTCATCGCCCTTATTCCCAAGAAAGCTGCTCAGTTGCTGGCCGCATTGCTCGCTCAGGAAGATACGTTGGATGTTCCCATCGCTATTTCCAAGGAGCTCTTTTGCGTGACCGTCAAGAACGTCATCCTGACGAGCCGGCTCATCGAAGGGACTTATCCCAATTACCAGCAGGTCATCCCCGTCCTGAACGGCGCGCGTATGGAGATCGACCGTGAGATCTTCGAAGAGGCGCTCCATCGTGTGGCCGTGATTTCTCGCGACCAAACTCAAGCCGTGCGTCTGGCTCTGACACCTGACACGCTCACCATCCACGCCCAGAGTGCAGACGTGGGGGAAGGAACGGAAAGTATCCCGGCGGTCGTCGCCGGCAAGGAATTCAAAACCGGCTTCAACGCCCGCTACCTGCTGGATGCGCTCCGGACATGCCCAGGCAAGCGCCTTCAACTGCATATGAAGGAACCGGTCAGTCCCTGCCTCATCGTGAGCCCTGACAGCCATAATCGCTGGAAGCACGTGATCATGCCAGTCCGCTAATAACTATGGAGGCGATGATGCGCGGTCTGGCTCCGTCACCAAACACAGTCTCATGGGGGTGGACTTCATACCGGCGGGCCGGCTGGCTCAATCAGCAAGGCCAGCGGCTGTATGTCGTTCACTTTCAAAGCATCAAGGGTCAAAACGGCTACACCAGGATGACGCTTCACGTCTGGGCTCGCCGGCCGGTGTTGGCCCTCCGGGCTCTGTGCAAGGAGAAGAAAAGCGAGGAAGAACTTCTTCGGTACGACTGGGCCGCCATCGATTAGTCCTCCCGCAGCATGTCGCCCCAGGCCTCCTCTGATCGTCGTCGTGTCTGTCTTAAGTGGCGATCGGTATCAGTGAAGGCAACACCACTCCTCTCCAACACTGGCCCCACCCCATTCTGCCCATCCAGTAATACTCAAAGAAAGGTCCTGTCACATCGATAGGCGGGGGCTACCCCCTTCGCTGCCTGCGATACATCTGAAAAGGACCATTCTCTACCAGTAAAACTTGCATGGGGCCCCACGCT
Protein-coding sequences here:
- a CDS encoding CHC2 zinc finger domain-containing protein — encoded protein: MKLSPDDIRRARSVNLIEILIELGHKPVSRRPDHALFHSPLRDDRHPSFSVSRVNGAWVWYDFGPGTHGDGIEFIQQTFQLTFPEAVCKLLGYPISFGPTPRRTRKDSNQDQRQRIELARQAYHSAKASMTPEKEAELRQYFLSRQVPYYPHVGAVWMARGEAKTPYIGIPLPGPNVHFMHGVECRALHDVPNELLRATIGIKSPWIMKRGDAAVLVTESILDCLAGDALFGPTFTLCALNGIANVGKLPEYLTRLKAKIVYLALDNDPEPDKGPKAQQEAIVLLTRLGMHVVEVRVHHQAGVKDLHKLLLHAPTRISLFRLTESGIHHQPTSSAPSLCS
- a CDS encoding DEAD/DEAH box helicase encodes the protein MDTRQVPITTFIETFSASLCESAASQLRPIFRPEHRITAQPILNQLKEPLWPPQADVAAAAALVLQQHRGALIVGEMATGKTRTAVGACLIHGSRRVLVMAPPHLLRKWEREITRILPDAPVHQLKSLSSIDRIARTPLPNHLPLFAIISREKAKLSYATKPALVHRRWKGEHGSVDLFCCPHCGDQVRDADETPLTPETLPAKSKCRACGSPLYDFDPNGPRRYALADYICKQHPTLFDTFVVDEIHELKGKATAQGIAFANLMNVTDRVIGLTGTLSNGRSTSVFYLLWRLIPGLKSSYSFHDESRWVDVYGIRETRTTCIDADQVVEHGTQSKRKVYVTVVERPGISPRLIPHLVDKACFLRMEDLDLALPPYEERVDTCELEGPLKAQYEQLFKAAKPLIREARKSRDGHLLSTVVQALVAYPDRCTTEERITNKFGEVKFTLPPLPEPIRYPKERLLLQHIEDNVNRHRRVLVYCTHTGTRDITLRLHQILKQAGFRTAVLTASVQAERREEWIEDRVKAGLDVLICNPRLVQTGLDLLDFPSLRFFESDYNILTVRQAARRSWRPGQQHPVDVRPLIYAGTAQEQAWSLIASGIKASLYTEGDITSHAMAAFNQEDDITIGLIRFILDQNPQLLSAEQAFRDLARAYKDQREVIGESSPQPPVHLLAASAAGDQAFTIPTAEPAPVVLPELSQQLGLFAV
- a CDS encoding DUF6094 domain-containing protein — protein: MRTIARAKAGFYPTPEPVTRAIAELIQNPSGHSGRLCDPCCGLGEPARALAQSLRLVSFGIELDRDRFRESKTILNETLRSDAFATTIQKQSMSLVFLNPPYDDLGKRQRSEPAWLRLLTPALQPGGILVFIIPEPRLTKELRRYLATHYRQVAFFRFPHPEYLAFRQVVILGVKSTSPLRDRRRIDALAQEEIDYQSFEGRLTPVYAIAPQLIPESIEFRSHWVSPEDQLAEAAAHGIWRDPRIHDALDLPVTGPCTPLMPLRKGHLARMIAAGMLNNQTIATGSTRWIIKGFTDKTTKQLPPEEEYFDTPKRHETRTVTRVIEMFVPQIQAWDITEGPTYGQHVIVNCVDHHGEVAPETP
- the dnaN gene encoding DNA polymerase III subunit beta, which produces MKFTCTRSILLSAIRNLLSLTSNRSTLPILANALLEATPTGLTVLGTDIETGFQGSYDVTVQKPGRVTVNARALCDVIKELGPEHPITWQADEKHVIKLVSGNSRFTLHGMSADDYPQLPAFDEPAQFSIPSTALLTCLQQVLPAVPDQDQRFVLQSVLITISTQPTQESPAIELVGTDGHRLVIAESDAGTWTTSAPQPLIALIPKKAAQLLAALLAQEDTLDVPIAISKELFCVTVKNVILTSRLIEGTYPNYQQVIPVLNGARMEIDREIFEEALHRVAVISRDQTQAVRLALTPDTLTIHAQSADVGEGTESIPAVVAGKEFKTGFNARYLLDALRTCPGKRLQLHMKEPVSPCLIVSPDSHNRWKHVIMPVR